From Bacteroidota bacterium, a single genomic window includes:
- a CDS encoding HYR domain-containing protein translates to MWQQSPTTISCPANVTVNADLGQCHATGVNLSTPVTSDNCGVDSETNDAPSQFPVGTTTVTWTAIDYSGNTATCQQMVIVNDNQNPEIGCPANVMVNADLGQCYATGVNIGTPGTSDNCGVATVSNNAPATFPVGTTIVIWTVTDTYGNTAQCTQQVVVADEEDPSITCPANINTTTDDGECFAIVDLGTTSTSDNCGVATVSNNAPATFPVGTTIVIWTVTDTYGNTAQC, encoded by the coding sequence CTAATGTCACGGTCAATGCCGACTTAGGTCAATGTCATGCTACTGGAGTGAATCTTAGCACTCCGGTGACATCGGATAACTGCGGTGTAGATTCTGAAACGAATGATGCGCCCTCTCAGTTCCCTGTTGGTACTACAACTGTCACCTGGACGGCCATAGATTATTCTGGCAACACAGCCACCTGCCAACAAATGGTTATTGTCAATGACAATCAGAATCCAGAAATCGGCTGTCCGGCCAATGTCATGGTCAACGCCGATTTAGGTCAATGTTATGCTACTGGCGTGAATATAGGAACGCCAGGCACATCTGACAACTGCGGTGTGGCAACTGTTTCAAACAACGCCCCTGCCACTTTCCCTGTTGGAACAACTATTGTCATATGGACTGTTACCGATACATATGGGAACACTGCTCAGTGCACACAACAGGTCGTGGTTGCCGATGAGGAAGATCCTTCAATTACCTGTCCGGCTAACATAAACACCACTACTGATGACGGTGAGTGCTTTGCAATAGTGGATCTGGGAACAACAAGCACATCTGACAACTGCGGTGTGGCAACTGTTTCAAACAACGCCCCTGCCACTTTCCCTGTTGGAACAACTATTGTCATATGGACTGTTACCGATACATATGGGAACACTGCTCAGTGC